In Hyphomicrobiales bacterium, a single window of DNA contains:
- the leuC gene encoding 3-isopropylmalate dehydratase large subunit, with amino-acid sequence MSKARTLYDKIWDDHVVHQADDGTCLLYIDRHLVHEVTSPQAFEGLRMTGRKVRHPEKTLAVVDHNVPTTDRSKGIAEEESRIQVEALAQNAKDFGIPYFNEMDKRQGIVHVVGPEQGFTLPGTTIVCGDSHTSTHGAFGALAHGIGTSEVEHVLATQTLIQKKAKNMKVEVNGKLPKHSTAKDIILAVIGEIGTAGGTGHVIEFAGEAIRDLSMEGRMTVCNMTIEGGARAGMVAPDEKAIAYFEGRPMAPKGEAWDKARRYWETLRTDEGAHFDRIVTLDGANLPPIVSWGTSPEDVISVAGAVPDPSLIPDEGKRQSKIRALEYMGLTAGQKITDIALDVVWIGSCTNGRIEDMRAVADVVRGKKVSSRLAYAMIVPGSGLVKEQAEAEGLDKIFREAGFQWREPGCSMCLAMNPDQLKPGQRCASTSNRNFEGRQGYKGRTHLVSPEMAAAAALAGHFVDVRKLS; translated from the coding sequence ATGAGCAAGGCCCGCACGCTGTATGACAAGATCTGGGACGACCATGTGGTCCACCAGGCCGACGATGGAACCTGCCTGCTCTACATCGACCGCCATCTCGTCCATGAGGTGACGTCGCCACAGGCCTTCGAGGGCTTGCGCATGACGGGCCGCAAGGTACGCCATCCCGAGAAGACGCTCGCCGTCGTCGACCACAACGTGCCGACAACCGACCGTTCCAAGGGCATCGCCGAGGAAGAGAGCCGCATCCAAGTGGAAGCGCTGGCGCAGAACGCCAAGGACTTCGGCATTCCCTACTTCAACGAAATGGACAAGCGCCAGGGCATCGTCCACGTGGTCGGCCCAGAACAGGGCTTCACGCTGCCCGGCACGACCATCGTCTGCGGTGACAGCCACACGTCGACGCATGGCGCCTTCGGCGCGCTCGCTCATGGCATCGGCACCTCTGAGGTGGAGCATGTGCTCGCCACCCAGACGCTGATCCAGAAGAAGGCCAAGAACATGAAGGTGGAAGTGAACGGCAAGCTGCCGAAGCACTCCACTGCCAAGGACATCATCCTCGCCGTCATCGGTGAGATCGGCACGGCCGGCGGCACGGGCCATGTCATCGAATTCGCCGGCGAGGCCATCCGCGACCTTTCCATGGAAGGCCGCATGACGGTGTGCAACATGACCATCGAGGGCGGTGCCCGCGCCGGCATGGTGGCGCCCGATGAAAAGGCCATCGCCTATTTCGAGGGACGGCCCATGGCGCCCAAGGGCGAAGCCTGGGACAAGGCCCGGCGCTACTGGGAAACGCTGCGCACCGATGAAGGCGCACACTTCGACCGGATCGTGACGCTGGATGGCGCCAACCTGCCGCCCATCGTCTCCTGGGGCACCAGCCCCGAGGACGTGATCTCGGTTGCGGGTGCCGTGCCCGACCCGTCGCTTATTCCCGATGAAGGCAAGCGCCAGTCCAAGATCCGCGCCCTGGAATACATGGGACTCACGGCCGGCCAGAAGATCACCGACATCGCGCTCGACGTGGTCTGGATCGGCTCGTGCACCAACGGCCGCATCGAAGACATGCGCGCCGTGGCCGACGTGGTGAGGGGCAAGAAGGTTTCGTCGCGGCTCGCCTATGCCATGATCGTTCCGGGCTCGGGCCTTGTGAAGGAACAGGCGGAAGCCGAAGGCCTCGACAAGATTTTCCGCGAGGCGGGCTTCCAGTGGCGTGAGCCCGGCTGTTCCATGTGCCTTGCCATGAACCCGGACCAGTTGAAGCCTGGGCAGCGTTGCGCCTCCACCTCGAACCGGAATTTCGAAGGACGCCAAGGCTACAAGGGCCGCACCCACCTCGTCTCGCCGGAAATGGCGGCGGCGGCGGCGCTGGCCGGGCACTTCGTCGACGTGCGCAAGCTCTCCTGA